Proteins co-encoded in one Brassica rapa cultivar Chiifu-401-42 chromosome A02, CAAS_Brap_v3.01, whole genome shotgun sequence genomic window:
- the LOC103853037 gene encoding calcium-binding protein CML39-like translates to MKTTHRRLSSSLTKLCERLSSFKNGDDNIRELQAVFAYMDANRDGRISVEELTKSFNTLGEQLSDEEAKVVVKLSDIDGDGMLDFEEFAQLIKGSGDEFTEEEKKRKMLEAFRMYIDESEDCITPRSLKTMLMKLGELRTNDDCRVMIKVFDLNDDGVLSFDEFAHMMMR, encoded by the coding sequence ATGAAGACTACTCATCGTCGGTTATCTTCATCTTTAACTAAACTCTGCGAGAGACTGTCCTCATTCAAGAATGGTGATGACAATATAAGAGAATTGCAAGCTGTCTTTGCTTACATGGATGCTAACAGAGACGGTAGAATCTCTGTAGAAGAGCTTACGAAGAGTTTTAATACATTAGGAGAGCAACTTTCTGATGAAGAAGCCAAAGTTGTGGTTAAACTGTCTGATATAGATGGAGATGGGATGTTGGATTTTGAGGAGTTTGCTCAGTTAATCAAAGGGAGTGGTGATGAGTTtacagaggaagagaagaagaggaagatgctGGAAGCGTTTAGAATGTATATTGATGAAAGTGAAGATTGTATTACTCCTAGAAGCTTGAAGACTATGCTGATGAAGCTTGGTGAGTTAAGAACGAATGATGATTGTAGGGTTATGATCAAAGTTTTTGATCTTAATGATGATGGAGTTTTAAGTTTTGATGAGTTTGCTCATATGATGATGCGTTAA